AACatccgtattcatttagagatatcccaaaaaaaatccgaatactccgataaaaatccgacctaaaaaaatccaaatactttataataaaaaattaaaaaaatattgatcttacgggtttttgaagattcaacaggttctagaacatgagaaaaagagaatcatgatctaagagatatggattgagagtcaattgtatccgctagggagaagaaggttcgggttacacaagacaAAGACGTAAACACATGgtagaaaatccaaattcgatccgcacCTAAATCTATTTAGAGGTCTCCATAGTCAGCTAGAAAATATTTGAATCCAATCACATCTGATCCTATCCAAACCGAATCTGATCTGTTTACATCCATAGATGAAACATGCCAGAGTCCAAATCCTCTTGAATGATATTTCCCTGTCTAATATCCTCTGGACCAAGTTTCCCATCAACCATGATGACAGAGGAATCCCTTCACCACAGCCATATATACCTTGGGATTGGCATGTGGAGGTTAGCTTCGATCTTGTACAATAAGGAGTAAGAGGTAATGATGACACATAAATCCAGTCACATAGTCAAATCACCAATAGAGAAGATATGTGTGACGACAAACTTGATCcatatccttttagaatttagCTTTTTCACATATTCTTCATCAATAGTGATTTGATGCTATTGTCGGACTATCGGAAGAGTGaatgtcatcattaactcccaccCCCTATTGTTCaaggtccaaaatacccttcttcaGTCCAATTAGAAGGCCAGATTCCGAGGATGAAGGGATACTCTCTTCACCAATGGTTAGGAGAAACTGTGTCCATTCTTTTAGGATGTGTTAGTTTCCCACATGGCACAACCAGTCACCAAGAGAAGCCTTCCGACCTCCTTTCATGGAAGATTTCATCTGTAAAGTACCACTGCCACAAAAGCCACCACATCTTCCGCAAAACATGAAGCAAGAGAAACCCCCCTAGGCCCAACCATAGGACTGAAAGCAGCCATCTCCAGGGATAAATATAAGCTCAAGTGTCCAATGCAGACATTAACAGTGCTTTTCTGGAAATTGGAAACATCATTGAGGAGCCTTTATCCACCTTATGATAGGTTTGGGCCTGGTGGGATAATCACTGCTCACTGCATCACAGAGGCATGCTTCGAACTGGAAAGTAAACTTCAAGATGGAAGGTTTGGACTGACCATATCACCTCTACATGTTGTGGCAACCCAATGAATACCTACAATCACTTGTACCACCCAACATATGTACTGAGTTGATACTCAGAAAGTAACACCAAATATCAAGCAATCCCAAGATGTTGGATTACCTAGGGTCCAATTTGCCTTGCCGCCTTTTGTCACAATCAGCAATTGAAGAAAACAGCACCAGCCATAAGGCCATCAACATGGAGATTATATACATTACTGTTGATTCATTTCAATTTATTTAGAGAATACAACATCTCAGCTCCAACCCCTTCGGGTCTATCCTTTGCTCCTCATTTCCTGCAAAAGTGTATTTCACCACATTAGCAGCTCTAAATTGCCAAATAATAAAGATGGAATACCTCCGCAAGTCTGAACAAACAGGATGTTTAAATTTACTATCGTTATTTCTAAAAATCCCAACAATTGAATGATTCAAGCCATTAAATGAGTCCCATAATCTTTGATCCCCAGCAATAAGATAACTCCAAACATCCACTCAGCTTCcggttctttttgttttattttatacaATGAAGAACCGGCCGGCAGCCACCACCCCTTTCATCCGGTTAAGATGATCCAATTGGTTTATCTTTCATATGGTTGGAGAATCAACAGTAAGCAAATTCATGAATAAGCAGAAATCCGGCTTGAATCCGAATTGGTTTGAAAATCTCATGATCCAGATAATATTTTTCCAGAATCCAAAATTTCAGTCCTGGAGAATAATATAGTTCACAAaactttcaataaaaaaaataaagaaaatagaagaaaatttagattattttcaaaatttcaacaaaaaaatcaagaaaatggACCAAGTTTTTTGTTTCGAAATTTTCAAACATAAATGATTAATTCCTAATTTAATATAAATTTTCTCATTCTGTGCTTTTTCTACCGAATTTTTGAATTGGcgaaaaaattaaattcaaattattttacTTCTGAATAATTCGCAAATCCAAATTTGTCAACTATGAGAAGTAGTTAAATGCTGACATTGCTAAGGAAGCTAATCCTACACTACTAGTCTTGTATCTTAAGACCTTACAGAATGTAAAAGGCTGTGGCAGCGCATGGTTCTCACCTTCAGGAAGCTGGGCCAGCTTCCAGTTCTGAGGAGACATCATTTCTTTCTTCAACTGGGTAAGTATGTCCTCCATTGTGTATTCCCTCTTCCAATCAGCAAGCATTGGAAACTGACAAGGTTCAACCTGTTAAAAAGTGGTACATAAGGTAAGAACCAAAAAATGCCTACCAGGAGTATGCATCTTCTATGAGTTAACAGTACCGACCATTGCAGTTTCCTGGTTCACACAGGTCATGTTAATCCGTGTTTGAAATCGCACAGTTGGTGGATTATCTGGGTAGTCTTTATCGCAGAAAAGTTTCAACTGGTAGATACGCCCCTCATGAACAGTCTGGTATGCAACACGGATAAGTAGAACATGATTTCTAGTTTCTTTCTCCAGCATGAAAGAGGTGACAGTTAAGTACTATAGAAAAAAGAGTGTCAAAAATGAAAATCCCGAGCTTAAGAATCTTAACAAATCATAAGATTATTACTGGATTTGCAAGACCATGCAAATTGCAGATAATCGATAATGCCCCAAGTTAATTAATGGATTTACAGTATTGTAAggattgaaggaaaaaaaaatctacattAGGAGGGCCAATGATGGTCCCAGTCCATGATCGCATGTATATGTCATCAGCATCATCCATTCCGTAGCTGACACTTCCATCTCCAATTCCCTTCTCCCCTCTCTCGAGTTCTTCCAACAATCTGAAGTTTCTAGGAACTGCAAATAAGCCACAAAATTCAGTTATAAATTGTATTCCCTTTTCCCATCTATAGCCACAAAGCATAAAAGCGAGAGCCATGTGAAACTCGTATACACAATCCGTGCCTCATGACTCAAAGGAAGCATGAGTATAAGAAGTAAATAAGGTGTCTCTTCATGGTGCATATCCATTGGACAGATAACAAGGAACCTTTACTTGACAGATAAAGCAGTTACTAGGATCAATTCAGAATTTCCATATTTGGATCAGAAACAGGATCATCATGCAAGACACATACCCTCAGTTGTTAAGAATATTGAAAAACTTAAAATCTAACCAGCAATATACCTGAATAAATGAGGAAATACAAGCCTGGAAAATTTCAATAAAGCATAAAAGCAAAGTGGCATAGGCAAATCATAGCATGTTTAGTata
The nucleotide sequence above comes from Telopea speciosissima isolate NSW1024214 ecotype Mountain lineage chromosome 3, Tspe_v1, whole genome shotgun sequence. Encoded proteins:
- the LOC122655622 gene encoding ubiquitin-conjugating enzyme E2 variant 1A-like — translated: MEMESEGSRVVVPRNFRLLEELERGEKGIGDGSVSYGMDDADDIYMRSWTGTIIGPPNTVHEGRIYQLKLFCDKDYPDNPPTVRFQTRINMTCVNQETAMVEPCQFPMLADWKREYTMEDILTQLKKEMMSPQNWKLAQLPEGNEEQRIDPKGLELRCCIL